A single genomic interval of Saccharospirillum mangrovi harbors:
- a CDS encoding histidine kinase, which produces MPVDPIELDEELRDALREVTNVAMGRAGDLLARLLDTYVVLPIPVVNLLERSELNMALSSLREASSVSAVCQGFFGSRIAGEALLIFNDTSFADIAELTNFNGDITPQVELELLMDIANILIGACLKGFAEQLDVAFSQGQPVLLGQHVDTDELVHQSATGWRKALTVEIPYHLEGRKVDCDLLLLFTEDSVQVLGDKIRYLME; this is translated from the coding sequence ATGCCGGTGGACCCGATTGAGTTGGACGAAGAACTGCGCGACGCCTTGCGTGAAGTGACCAACGTCGCCATGGGCCGCGCCGGCGATCTGCTGGCGCGACTGCTCGACACCTACGTGGTGTTGCCCATTCCGGTGGTCAATTTGCTGGAGCGTTCGGAGTTGAACATGGCGTTGTCGTCGCTGCGCGAAGCCTCGTCGGTAAGTGCCGTCTGCCAGGGGTTTTTCGGCTCGCGTATCGCCGGTGAAGCGCTGCTGATTTTCAACGACACCAGCTTTGCCGACATTGCCGAACTGACCAATTTCAACGGCGACATCACACCGCAAGTGGAACTCGAATTGCTGATGGACATCGCCAATATTTTGATCGGCGCTTGTTTGAAAGGCTTCGCCGAACAATTGGATGTGGCGTTCAGCCAGGGCCAGCCGGTGTTGCTGGGCCAGCATGTCGATACCGATGAACTGGTGCACCAATCGGCCACCGGCTGGCGCAAAGCGCTGACCGTGGAAATTCCCTATCACCTGGAAGGACGCAAGGTCGATTGCGATCTGTTGCTGCTGTTTACCGAAGACAGCGTGCAGGTTCTGGGCGATAAAATTCGTTATTTGATGGAGTGA
- a CDS encoding winged helix DNA-binding protein encodes MPKASIVSSSHLSERSSELSEFEYALITAENTFSRWLLHCMTAAGNEEMSPIDILVLHNVYHRQRPKRIADICFVLNVEDTHTVSYSLRKLGKMGLVESKKVGKETFYNTTDEGEALCLRYRDVRNDCLLDWLDTLGIDAEELSDLAKKLRTLSTLYDQAARAAASL; translated from the coding sequence ATGCCCAAGGCGTCCATTGTTTCCTCCAGCCATCTGAGTGAACGCAGCAGCGAACTCAGCGAATTCGAGTACGCGTTGATCACCGCCGAAAACACCTTTTCGCGCTGGTTGCTGCATTGCATGACCGCCGCTGGCAACGAGGAAATGAGCCCGATCGACATCCTGGTGCTGCACAACGTCTACCACCGCCAGCGGCCGAAACGCATCGCCGACATCTGCTTTGTACTCAACGTCGAAGACACCCACACCGTGTCTTACTCGCTGCGCAAACTGGGCAAGATGGGTTTGGTGGAAAGCAAAAAAGTCGGCAAGGAAACCTTCTACAACACCACCGATGAAGGCGAAGCGCTGTGCCTGCGTTACCGCGATGTGCGCAACGATTGCCTGCTCGACTGGCTCGATACGCTGGGCATCGACGCCGAAGAACTCAGCGATCTGGCGAAGAAACTGCGCACGTTGTCGACGCTGTACGACCAGGCCGCCCGCGCCGCCGCTTCGCTCTAA
- the ruvX gene encoding Holliday junction resolvase RuvX: protein MSADGHWLGFDFGLAWIGVAAGQRLTQTASPLPPLRARDGIPNWDAIDALVNEWKPAGFVVGIPYNMDGSDSEMGARANKFRKRLHGRYGLPAEAIDERLSSREARSQLGERGKSLSKARQAQVDSIAAQLILETFLLQTTPQA, encoded by the coding sequence ATGAGCGCCGACGGCCATTGGTTAGGCTTCGATTTCGGCCTGGCCTGGATCGGTGTCGCCGCCGGCCAACGCCTGACCCAGACCGCCAGCCCCTTGCCACCGCTGCGCGCCCGCGACGGCATTCCCAACTGGGACGCCATCGACGCCTTGGTGAACGAATGGAAACCGGCCGGTTTCGTCGTCGGCATCCCGTACAACATGGACGGCAGCGACAGCGAAATGGGCGCCCGCGCCAACAAATTCCGCAAGCGCCTGCACGGCCGTTACGGCTTACCGGCCGAAGCCATCGACGAACGTTTGTCGAGCCGCGAAGCGCGCAGCCAGTTGGGCGAACGCGGCAAAAGTTTGAGCAAGGCACGGCAGGCGCAGGTTGATAGCATCGCGGCCCAGTTGATTCTGGAAACCTTCCTGCTGCAAACCACGCCTCAGGCCTAG
- a CDS encoding diguanylate cyclase has translation MSASDSNLAEFHWLMDVLQTVDVGILVVSLDNRILSWNSFMENHSGISPDEAIERDLFEVFPDLPSDWFAHKARTVVQLKNRAFTTWEQRPYVFHFKNNRPITGKVAFMYQNCTFIPVTNVRGEVESLCIIVYDVTDEAAMTLELRDANEKMQALARLDDLTGLYSRGYWEVQLKQELTRQKRTAEPTSLIMLDIDHFKRINDTHGRKAGDTVLQAVAALIQKTARISDVSCHFSIDKFALMLPNTPANDALVLAERLREEIAELAVAGVAAEPLTVTASMGVSGWTSRFTTPRDWLIDAEQALYQSKADGRDRVTLA, from the coding sequence ATGTCCGCGTCGGACTCTAATTTAGCCGAATTCCACTGGTTGATGGACGTCTTGCAGACGGTCGATGTCGGCATTCTGGTGGTCAGCCTCGACAATCGCATTTTGTCGTGGAACAGCTTTATGGAAAACCACAGTGGCATCTCGCCGGATGAGGCCATTGAGCGCGATTTGTTCGAGGTGTTTCCGGATTTGCCAAGCGACTGGTTCGCGCACAAAGCGCGCACCGTGGTGCAACTGAAAAACCGCGCCTTCACCACCTGGGAACAACGGCCGTACGTGTTTCATTTCAAGAACAATCGGCCGATCACCGGCAAAGTGGCGTTCATGTATCAGAACTGCACCTTTATTCCGGTGACCAACGTGCGCGGTGAAGTCGAAAGCTTATGCATCATCGTTTACGACGTTACCGACGAAGCGGCAATGACGCTGGAATTACGCGACGCCAACGAAAAAATGCAGGCACTGGCGCGGCTGGATGACCTGACCGGCTTGTACAGTCGCGGTTATTGGGAAGTGCAGTTGAAACAGGAGTTGACCCGGCAAAAACGCACCGCCGAACCGACGTCGTTGATCATGCTGGACATCGATCATTTCAAACGCATCAACGACACCCACGGTCGTAAGGCCGGCGATACGGTGTTGCAAGCGGTGGCGGCGTTGATTCAAAAAACGGCACGCATCAGCGATGTGAGCTGTCACTTCAGCATCGACAAATTTGCGTTGATGCTGCCCAACACGCCGGCCAACGACGCCCTGGTGTTGGCCGAACGATTGCGCGAAGAAATCGCCGAATTGGCCGTGGCCGGTGTTGCCGCTGAGCCATTAACGGTGACTGCAAGCATGGGCGTATCCGGTTGGACCAGCCGCTTTACGACACCGCGCGATTGGCTGATCGACGCCGAGCAGGCTCTGTATCAATCCAAAGCCGACGGCCGCGACCGCGTTACTCTGGCTTAA
- a CDS encoding response regulator: protein MSTSVLICDDSSFARKQVQRALPAGWDVSVSFAGDGEEGLAVIREGKGEVVFLDLTMPVMDGYQVLEVIKAEDLPSMVIVISGDIQPEAVNRVKKMGAVEFIKKPVDQARLAQVLSDFGIYSE, encoded by the coding sequence ATGTCGACCTCAGTACTGATTTGTGACGATTCCAGTTTTGCCCGCAAGCAAGTGCAGCGCGCGCTGCCCGCTGGCTGGGATGTTTCTGTGTCTTTTGCCGGCGACGGCGAAGAAGGTTTGGCGGTTATTCGCGAAGGCAAAGGCGAGGTGGTGTTCCTCGATTTAACCATGCCGGTGATGGATGGCTATCAGGTATTGGAAGTGATCAAAGCGGAAGATTTGCCGTCGATGGTCATTGTTATTTCCGGCGATATTCAACCCGAAGCGGTGAACCGGGTGAAGAAAATGGGCGCGGTGGAATTTATTAAAAAACCGGTCGATCAGGCACGTTTGGCGCAGGTGCTCAGTGACTTTGGAATCTATTCGGAGTGA
- a CDS encoding energy transducer TonB, with amino-acid sequence MAVSVGAVDRLSFTLFVAVGLHALVIFGVGFEPPKSGQLPPTLDVTLAQHASPTTTPLDEADFLADANQQGSGTLEDKAQLTSTEQAEIEDNQIFRTVPEIQQIRFAEQSPQRALVTTTGDAERSANAQPSEDALTDPSQASDEALLLSQVNDIATLRAMLDESRQNLARAPRTRTLTAVSARQSLDAAYVYGWLEEIERIGNQNYPQAARQQRLTGDVRLAVTIRSDGTLANVAVTRSSGHAVLDQAAQRIVHLAAPFEPFTLDMRQEYDQLEIIRTWQFRTDNRFGRETP; translated from the coding sequence ATGGCGGTCAGCGTCGGCGCGGTCGACCGGCTCAGCTTCACGCTGTTTGTCGCCGTGGGCCTGCACGCCCTGGTGATTTTCGGCGTCGGCTTCGAGCCGCCCAAATCCGGCCAGTTACCGCCGACGCTCGACGTGACGCTGGCACAACACGCCAGCCCGACCACCACGCCACTCGACGAAGCCGATTTCCTCGCCGACGCCAACCAGCAAGGCAGCGGCACGCTGGAAGACAAAGCCCAATTGACCTCGACCGAACAAGCCGAGATCGAAGACAACCAGATATTCCGCACCGTGCCGGAAATACAGCAAATCCGCTTCGCCGAGCAATCGCCGCAACGCGCGTTGGTGACCACCACCGGCGACGCCGAACGCAGCGCTAATGCGCAACCGAGCGAAGACGCCCTCACCGACCCGAGCCAGGCCAGCGACGAAGCGCTGCTGCTGAGCCAGGTCAACGACATCGCCACACTGCGCGCCATGCTCGATGAAAGCCGCCAGAATCTGGCACGCGCACCGCGCACCCGCACGCTGACGGCGGTGTCAGCGCGGCAATCGCTGGATGCGGCTTATGTGTATGGCTGGCTGGAAGAAATCGAACGCATTGGTAACCAGAACTATCCGCAGGCGGCGCGTCAGCAACGGCTGACCGGCGATGTGCGTTTGGCGGTCACCATTCGCTCCGACGGCACACTCGCCAACGTCGCCGTAACCCGCAGTTCCGGCCATGCCGTACTCGACCAGGCGGCGCAACGCATTGTGCATTTAGCTGCGCCGTTCGAACCGTTCACGCTGGACATGCGCCAGGAATACGACCAGCTCGAAATCATCCGCACCTGGCAGTTCCGCACCGACAACCGCTTCGGCCGGGAGACGCCATGA
- a CDS encoding TRAP transporter substrate-binding protein yields MKHLLKPLALTALTAFAAASAQADIKWDMPTPYADGTHHTQNIRQFAQDISDATDGELNIVVHSGASLVKHPEIHRAVRSGQVPIGEVFMGLLGNENPLYQADNIPFLVTSFDGAKALWDATRPQVEAALADQGLQLLYAVPWPPQGFYTKERITSGADFDGMRMRAYSASTSRMAELLGATPTTVQTPEIPQAFSTGIIEAMATSPTTGVSSQAWDYTDYYLDARAWIPKNMVFVNARAFDRLSAQMQQAVLEAAAAAEARGWEMAVAETDSKTAELADNGMTVYTPDADLAAFLADVGATMTNEWFEQMGYDDTNPIADIIGQ; encoded by the coding sequence ATGAAACACCTGCTCAAGCCCCTGGCTCTGACTGCCCTGACGGCCTTCGCCGCCGCCAGCGCTCAAGCCGACATCAAATGGGACATGCCAACGCCTTACGCCGACGGCACCCACCACACCCAGAACATTCGCCAGTTTGCGCAAGACATCAGCGACGCCACCGATGGCGAGCTGAACATCGTGGTGCACTCCGGTGCCTCCTTGGTGAAACACCCGGAAATTCACCGCGCCGTGCGCTCCGGCCAGGTGCCGATTGGTGAAGTGTTCATGGGTTTACTGGGTAACGAAAACCCGCTCTACCAAGCCGACAACATTCCCTTCCTGGTGACCAGTTTCGATGGCGCCAAAGCGCTGTGGGACGCCACCCGTCCGCAAGTGGAAGCGGCGCTGGCCGACCAAGGCCTGCAATTGTTGTACGCCGTGCCATGGCCCCCGCAGGGTTTTTACACCAAGGAACGCATCACCAGCGGTGCCGACTTTGACGGCATGAGAATGCGCGCTTATAGCGCCTCGACCTCACGCATGGCCGAATTGCTTGGCGCCACCCCGACCACCGTCCAGACGCCGGAAATTCCGCAGGCGTTCAGCACCGGCATCATCGAAGCCATGGCGACCTCACCGACCACCGGCGTCTCCAGCCAGGCCTGGGATTACACCGATTACTACCTTGATGCCCGCGCCTGGATTCCGAAAAACATGGTGTTTGTGAACGCCCGTGCGTTTGACCGCTTGTCGGCGCAGATGCAACAGGCGGTGCTCGAAGCCGCCGCCGCCGCCGAAGCGCGCGGCTGGGAAATGGCCGTGGCCGAAACCGATAGCAAAACGGCGGAACTGGCCGACAATGGCATGACCGTGTACACGCCGGACGCCGACCTCGCCGCCTTCCTGGCCGACGTTGGCGCGACCATGACCAACGAATGGTTCGAGCAAATGGGTTACGACGACACCAACCCCATTGCCGACATTATCGGTCAGTAA
- a CDS encoding NAD-dependent epimerase/dehydratase family protein, translating to MTQQVMVSGASGYLGSWVVDSLLRAGYRVHGTVRSLADSAKLAHLEQMKTQYPDQLFLFEADLLTPGSFDAAMAGCTIVFHTASPYFLEKTKNPEQTLLRPALNGTANVIDSIERCESVRRLVLTSSVVSLYDTARSVNAKGSPLVTAADVNTGSRLDSNPYAFSKTQAEQLAWQRQRQQQRWSLVTLHPGGIFGPSLSRRIDGTSAKMMQQFVDGSFRQGVPRMWLGVVDVRDVALAHLRAAEQGKDQQRYILVAQGIRLLDLAHCLDGERFNIADKLPSRELPKWLLWLLAPLIGMSRRDVAGNMGYPLEFDNQPSRDELGIQYHSLAQTMNDHAAQLLQDGLVKGR from the coding sequence ATGACACAGCAAGTCATGGTCAGTGGTGCTTCAGGCTATCTCGGTTCCTGGGTTGTGGACAGCCTGTTGCGCGCCGGTTATCGCGTGCATGGCACCGTTCGCAGTCTGGCTGATTCGGCCAAGCTGGCACATCTGGAACAGATGAAAACGCAATACCCCGATCAGTTGTTTCTGTTCGAGGCTGATCTGCTGACGCCGGGCAGTTTTGATGCGGCGATGGCCGGATGCACCATCGTCTTCCACACCGCTTCACCTTATTTTCTGGAAAAGACCAAAAACCCGGAACAGACCCTGTTACGCCCGGCGCTCAACGGCACGGCGAATGTGATCGACAGTATCGAACGCTGTGAATCGGTGCGCCGGCTGGTGTTGACCAGCAGTGTGGTCAGCCTGTACGACACGGCGCGTTCGGTGAATGCCAAGGGCAGCCCATTGGTGACGGCGGCTGACGTCAATACCGGCTCCCGGCTCGACAGCAATCCCTACGCGTTTTCCAAAACCCAGGCGGAACAACTGGCCTGGCAACGGCAGCGGCAACAACAACGCTGGAGCCTGGTGACGCTGCACCCGGGCGGCATCTTTGGCCCATCGCTGTCGCGCCGCATCGACGGCACCAGTGCGAAGATGATGCAGCAGTTCGTCGATGGCAGCTTTCGTCAGGGCGTGCCGAGAATGTGGCTGGGTGTGGTCGATGTGCGTGATGTAGCGCTGGCGCATCTGCGCGCCGCCGAACAGGGTAAAGACCAGCAGCGCTATATTCTGGTCGCCCAGGGGATTCGTTTGCTGGATCTGGCGCATTGCCTCGACGGCGAACGCTTCAACATTGCCGACAAATTACCCAGCCGCGAACTGCCCAAATGGCTGCTGTGGTTGCTGGCTCCCTTGATTGGCATGTCGCGTCGCGATGTGGCCGGGAATATGGGTTACCCACTGGAATTCGATAATCAACCCAGCCGTGATGAACTGGGCATCCAATACCATTCGCTGGCGCAAACGATGAACGACCACGCCGCTCAACTGTTGCAGGACGGTCTGGTCAAAGGCCGCTAG
- a CDS encoding ATP-dependent DNA helicase, giving the protein MNNAVRFRVSVRALADFCLSEGDLVSGFRVTPSALEGREIHGLAQQKRGANYRAEVPVEWLWQQRDFDLIVSGRLDGVWPGGVEEIKSCRVPPDELPESTRALNRLQVQLYAGLWALQNDAIETWTVRLSYIHSQTQQEWTDDETHSRDELVDQLMAALARYDAWLQRLLAHRKQRDAALNTLQFPYPTMRTVQRQMAETVYKAQATHRQTLIEAPTGTGKTLAALFPALKALGEGHHQGVYYLTMKTTGQPLVLETVEQLQLADGQLNCVNLHAKERLCLSPDTPCDGALCPYANDYFGKRQRLRERLFARNRWDAVTLAELGEAEHICPYYLSQDWALWADLVIGDVNYLYDTTAVQPYLLKEIDNKVAVLIDESHNLIDRGRAMYSAEFNGETLEALFKTAPEGIRKALQPVRKALRKIQPETPGLSDQPPDVLVQALRTWLQESARLLREAAFWEPPPQWQRLIFDAARFNRIHELAEPRDFCWRYTPGTPAERRVETLCLNPARLLREKHQLVNSVAAFSATLAPWHYSQSMTGLAEAVPLSLASPFQPEQFQVTLVTDVSTRFRDRQQLPAQVVPLIQAFREQTPGNALVFFSSYRQLADCEARLATDPGVIAQRRETTLLERLALLDRLRTERGLMVLAPLGGVLGEGVDLPGDALTGVLVVGPGLPQVNDLNDRIRRALDAEGQPGFDFAYRFPGLHKVLQAAGRCVRNESDRGDIWLLDDRFADYHASGWLPPHWTVRSARRDELLKTVKPE; this is encoded by the coding sequence ATGAATAATGCGGTGCGGTTTCGCGTCTCGGTGCGGGCGCTGGCAGATTTTTGTTTGAGCGAAGGCGATTTGGTGTCCGGTTTTCGCGTCACGCCCAGCGCGCTCGAAGGGCGTGAAATTCACGGTCTGGCGCAACAAAAACGTGGTGCCAATTATCGCGCTGAAGTGCCGGTTGAATGGTTGTGGCAACAGCGCGATTTCGACTTGATCGTCAGCGGCCGGCTCGATGGCGTTTGGCCGGGCGGTGTCGAAGAAATCAAAAGCTGCCGCGTGCCGCCGGACGAATTGCCCGAATCGACGCGTGCGCTTAATCGTTTGCAAGTGCAGCTTTATGCCGGTTTATGGGCGCTGCAAAACGACGCTATTGAAACCTGGACGGTGCGGCTGAGTTACATCCACAGCCAGACACAACAGGAATGGACCGACGACGAAACGCACAGCCGGGACGAACTGGTCGATCAATTGATGGCGGCACTGGCGCGCTACGATGCCTGGCTACAACGCCTGCTCGCGCATCGAAAACAACGCGATGCCGCGCTCAACACACTGCAATTTCCCTACCCGACAATGCGCACCGTGCAACGGCAAATGGCCGAGACCGTCTACAAAGCGCAGGCAACGCATCGGCAAACGTTAATCGAAGCGCCGACCGGCACCGGCAAAACACTGGCGGCGTTATTTCCGGCGCTGAAAGCGCTCGGCGAAGGCCACCATCAGGGTGTGTATTACCTGACGATGAAAACCACCGGCCAGCCGCTGGTGCTGGAAACGGTCGAGCAATTGCAACTTGCCGACGGTCAACTCAACTGCGTCAATCTGCACGCCAAAGAACGGCTGTGTTTAAGCCCGGACACACCTTGCGACGGCGCACTCTGCCCCTACGCAAACGATTATTTCGGCAAACGCCAACGGCTGCGCGAGCGTTTGTTTGCACGCAATCGCTGGGACGCAGTAACGCTCGCCGAACTCGGCGAAGCCGAACACATCTGCCCCTATTACCTGAGCCAGGATTGGGCGCTGTGGGCGGATTTGGTGATCGGAGACGTGAATTATCTGTACGACACCACGGCAGTGCAGCCGTATTTGCTGAAAGAAATCGACAACAAAGTCGCGGTGTTGATCGACGAAAGCCACAACCTGATCGACCGCGGCCGCGCCATGTACAGCGCCGAATTCAATGGCGAAACTCTGGAAGCGTTATTCAAGACGGCGCCAGAAGGCATTCGCAAAGCGTTGCAGCCAGTGCGCAAGGCATTGAGAAAAATACAGCCGGAAACGCCGGGCTTGTCGGATCAGCCACCCGACGTTTTGGTGCAAGCGCTGCGCACCTGGCTACAGGAAAGTGCCCGGTTATTGCGCGAAGCGGCGTTCTGGGAACCGCCGCCACAATGGCAACGATTGATCTTCGATGCGGCGCGCTTTAATCGCATTCATGAACTCGCCGAGCCGCGCGATTTTTGTTGGCGTTACACGCCCGGCACGCCGGCCGAGCGACGCGTCGAAACGCTGTGCCTGAACCCGGCGCGTTTGCTGCGCGAAAAACATCAGTTGGTGAATTCGGTCGCGGCCTTCAGTGCAACGCTCGCGCCCTGGCATTACAGTCAGTCGATGACGGGTTTGGCCGAGGCAGTGCCGTTGTCGCTGGCGTCACCGTTTCAGCCGGAGCAGTTTCAGGTAACGCTGGTCACCGATGTTTCGACCCGCTTTCGCGACCGCCAACAGCTGCCCGCCCAGGTCGTGCCGTTGATTCAGGCATTCCGCGAACAAACGCCCGGCAATGCGCTGGTGTTTTTCTCCAGCTACCGACAACTGGCCGACTGCGAAGCGCGGCTGGCAACCGACCCCGGCGTTATCGCGCAACGGCGGGAAACGACGTTATTGGAACGGCTGGCGTTGCTGGATCGGTTGCGCACCGAGCGTGGTTTGATGGTGCTGGCACCGCTCGGCGGCGTGCTGGGGGAAGGCGTCGATTTGCCGGGCGATGCATTGACCGGCGTGTTAGTCGTCGGCCCCGGTTTGCCGCAGGTGAACGACTTGAACGACCGCATTCGTCGTGCGCTCGATGCCGAAGGTCAGCCGGGTTTTGACTTCGCTTATCGCTTTCCCGGCTTGCACAAAGTCTTGCAGGCGGCCGGACGTTGCGTGCGTAACGAGAGCGATCGCGGTGATATCTGGTTGCTCGACGACCGCTTTGCCGACTACCACGCCAGCGGCTGGTTGCCGCCGCATTGGACGGTCCGCAGCGCGCGCCGCGATGAATTATTGAAGACTGTTAAGCCAGAGTAA
- the gshB gene encoding glutathione synthase — translation MSLHIGVVMDPIEAVTYKKDSTLAMLWAAQDRGWTLHYMTMTDLFLDNGQPMATTRPLQVHRDPAHFYDLGDATTTALADLDVVLMRKDPPFDNEYIYATYMLERAEEAGVLIVNKPQSLRDCNEKFYATAFVDVAPPHLITRDAARLKAFHQEHGDVIFKPLDGMGGSSIFRLKADDPNVSVIIETLTEHGQQQTMAQKYLPEIKDGDKRILMIDGEPIDYCLARLPAKGETRGNLAAGGTGRAQPLSDRDREIAARVGPELKKRGLIFVGLDVIGDYLTEINVTSPTCIREIDAAYDTDIAGKLMDVIAAKRGLS, via the coding sequence ATGAGTCTGCACATCGGCGTCGTCATGGACCCCATCGAAGCGGTCACCTATAAAAAAGACAGCACTCTGGCGATGCTTTGGGCCGCCCAGGATCGGGGCTGGACGCTGCACTACATGACCATGACCGATCTGTTCCTCGACAACGGCCAGCCGATGGCAACCACCCGGCCGCTGCAAGTGCATCGCGACCCGGCGCATTTCTACGATTTAGGCGACGCCACCACCACGGCACTGGCCGATCTCGACGTCGTTTTGATGCGCAAAGACCCGCCGTTCGACAACGAATACATCTACGCCACTTATATGCTCGAACGCGCCGAAGAGGCCGGCGTCCTGATCGTCAACAAGCCGCAATCGCTGCGCGACTGCAACGAGAAGTTCTACGCCACCGCCTTTGTTGATGTCGCCCCGCCGCATCTGATTACTCGCGACGCGGCCCGCCTGAAAGCCTTTCACCAGGAACACGGCGACGTCATTTTCAAACCGCTCGACGGCATGGGCGGCAGTTCCATCTTCCGTTTAAAAGCCGACGACCCGAACGTCTCGGTGATCATCGAAACGCTCACCGAACACGGCCAGCAACAAACGATGGCGCAGAAATACCTGCCGGAAATCAAAGACGGCGACAAACGCATCCTGATGATCGACGGCGAACCGATTGACTACTGCCTGGCGCGCTTGCCCGCCAAAGGCGAAACCCGGGGCAACCTGGCCGCCGGCGGCACTGGCCGGGCGCAACCGTTAAGCGATCGCGACCGTGAAATCGCCGCACGCGTCGGACCGGAACTGAAAAAACGCGGCCTGATTTTCGTCGGCCTGGACGTGATCGGCGATTACTTAACCGAAATCAACGTCACCAGCCCGACCTGCATCCGCGAAATCGACGCCGCTTATGACACCGACATCGCCGGCAAACTGATGGACGTTATCGCCGCCAAGCGGGGTCTGAGCTGA
- a CDS encoding VRR-NUC domain-containing protein: MTDADRAFVTGYQQLSLPAARLLVRLYTRKGPTFRLGKLNYAEIPDLAAAVAELADIKLLDTNPELSAGEVAQLLTLADLRQLDWVPNPKRPKTEIQTELDDWDDIRCASDWGLNEPLIQPQHWLTLRRLQLLYFGNEHQSLTDFVLSDLGLFQYENYPLGKANRWFEHGEELDQHLLIGELKSAVFEARENSDVEALIALAEPLLQTVWIGSAKDRAARLANRLGFRLEQWGEPELALQLFQTNDQPPARERRCRIHFKAERFVAANEELDAIRSEPKDATEARFLTRFAPKLAKKLKLDIEPITVPVLIEQTHCWPQGDGSVEQLVCSRLTDAYWLENLLPLGVFGLIHWRWIFQPVAGAFHHPFQQAPADLYEPDFLARRGLSRSQLYRELSTETAREYLLENWDAKFGRQNPFVHWGALEKDLVLRAFDALAWEQWLAIFKHLWLDLKRHRAGFPDLFQFTETGGRFIEVKGPGDRLQDNQRDWLAVFEQAGIAAEVWYIRYE, from the coding sequence CTGACGGATGCCGACCGCGCCTTTGTGACCGGCTATCAGCAACTCAGTTTGCCCGCCGCCCGTTTGCTGGTGCGGCTGTACACGCGCAAAGGCCCGACCTTCCGCCTTGGCAAACTCAACTACGCAGAAATCCCTGATCTCGCCGCGGCCGTCGCTGAATTAGCCGACATCAAGTTGCTCGACACCAACCCCGAACTCAGCGCCGGCGAAGTGGCGCAATTACTCACGCTCGCCGACTTACGCCAGCTTGATTGGGTGCCAAATCCAAAACGCCCAAAAACCGAAATACAAACCGAATTGGACGACTGGGATGACATCCGCTGCGCCAGCGACTGGGGCCTGAACGAGCCACTGATTCAACCGCAACACTGGCTGACATTGCGCCGGTTGCAACTGCTGTATTTCGGCAACGAACACCAAAGCCTGACCGACTTTGTACTGTCCGATTTGGGTCTATTTCAGTACGAAAATTATCCGCTCGGCAAAGCCAACCGCTGGTTCGAACATGGCGAAGAACTCGACCAGCATTTACTGATCGGCGAATTAAAAAGCGCCGTTTTTGAAGCGCGCGAAAACAGCGATGTCGAAGCGTTAATTGCACTCGCCGAACCGCTGTTGCAAACCGTCTGGATCGGCAGCGCCAAAGACCGCGCCGCACGGCTCGCCAACCGGCTCGGTTTCCGTCTGGAACAATGGGGCGAACCGGAACTGGCGTTGCAACTCTTTCAAACCAACGACCAACCACCAGCGCGCGAACGGCGTTGCCGCATTCATTTCAAAGCCGAACGTTTTGTCGCTGCGAACGAAGAACTCGACGCCATCCGTAGTGAACCCAAAGACGCCACCGAAGCGCGTTTTCTCACCCGCTTTGCACCCAAGCTGGCGAAGAAACTCAAGCTCGATATTGAACCGATAACCGTGCCGGTTTTGATCGAACAAACGCACTGCTGGCCGCAAGGCGACGGCAGCGTCGAACAGTTGGTGTGTTCGCGTTTAACCGATGCCTATTGGCTGGAAAATTTATTGCCACTCGGTGTATTCGGGTTGATTCACTGGCGCTGGATTTTCCAGCCGGTTGCCGGCGCGTTTCACCATCCGTTTCAGCAAGCGCCAGCCGACTTGTATGAACCGGATTTTCTCGCCCGACGCGGGCTCAGCCGCAGCCAGTTGTATCGCGAATTAAGCACCGAAACCGCACGCGAATATCTGCTGGAAAACTGGGATGCCAAGTTCGGTCGGCAGAATCCGTTCGTGCATTGGGGCGCGCTCGAAAAAGACTTGGTGTTGCGTGCTTTCGACGCCCTAGCCTGGGAACAGTGGCTGGCGATTTTCAAACATCTCTGGCTCGACTTAAAACGCCACCGCGCCGGCTTCCCCGACCTGTTTCAGTTCACCGAAACCGGCGGCCGCTTTATCGAAGTCAAAGGCCCCGGCGACCGTTTGCAAGACAACCAACGCGACTGGCTGGCGGTGTTCGAGCAAGCCGGTATCGCCGCCGAAGTCTGGTACATCCGTTATGAATAA